A stretch of the Lactuca sativa cultivar Salinas chromosome 9, Lsat_Salinas_v11, whole genome shotgun sequence genome encodes the following:
- the LOC111876858 gene encoding uncharacterized protein LOC111876858 isoform X1 — MASTSSHYVFNPHFSIIPKYQNTEVVHDIAVIQTLLAKSIDYESDSTEISPKNTEVVHGNADLQTVSAKSIDSESDYPEIIEYSPYFGPYKSILERVIAKEVSKIAKEDQHFERKRKRVLALT, encoded by the exons ATGGCTTCAACCTCCTCTCATTACGTCTTTAACCCCCACTTCTCCATAATCCCTAAATATCAG AACACTGAAGTCGTTCATGATATTGCCGTCATTCAAACATTATTAGCTAAATCGATTGATTATGAAAGTGACTCTACTGAGATTTCACCAAAG AACACTGAAGTCGTTCATGGAAATGCCGACCTTCAAACAGTATCAGCCAAATCCATTGATTCTGAAAGTGACTATCCTGAGATAATTGAGTATTCTCCTTACTTCGGTCCTTATAAATCCATTTTGGAAAGGGTTATTGCGAAAGAG gTTTCTAAAATTGCTAAAGAAGATCAACATTtcgaaaggaaaagaaaaagggtTTTAGCTCTAACATAG
- the LOC111876858 gene encoding uncharacterized protein LOC111876858 isoform X2, translating into MRKLVVLLENTSPKNTEVVHDIAVIQTLLAKSIDYESDSTEISPKNTEVVHGNADLQTVSAKSIDSESDYPEIIEYSPYFGPYKSILERVIAKEVSKIAKEDQHFERKRKRVLALT; encoded by the exons ATGAGAAAATTGGTTGTTCTGTTAGAAAATACTTCACCGAAG AACACTGAAGTCGTTCATGATATTGCCGTCATTCAAACATTATTAGCTAAATCGATTGATTATGAAAGTGACTCTACTGAGATTTCACCAAAG AACACTGAAGTCGTTCATGGAAATGCCGACCTTCAAACAGTATCAGCCAAATCCATTGATTCTGAAAGTGACTATCCTGAGATAATTGAGTATTCTCCTTACTTCGGTCCTTATAAATCCATTTTGGAAAGGGTTATTGCGAAAGAG gTTTCTAAAATTGCTAAAGAAGATCAACATTtcgaaaggaaaagaaaaagggtTTTAGCTCTAACATAG
- the LOC111876857 gene encoding U-box domain-containing protein 30 translates to MPMYQPSTGGQVLDLETAVKDGILGGGVICGGVTTANVEKLDLKTMIEQLDSIEVPSVFICPISLEPMQDPVTLCTGQTYERSNILKWFSLGHFTCPTTMQELWDDSLTPNSTLNHLIHTWFSQKYLAMKKRSEDVQGRSLELLETLKKVKGQSRVQTLKDLRKIVAAHDSAKKTVVDNGGVSFISSLLGPFTSHAVGSEAIGILVNLRLSSDSISNLLQPMKISLMVDVLNEGSTETKINCVKLMEILFRDSEIIPSLSLLVGILRLVKDKRHPHGILAGLRLLKIITLQQSPENSIISIGGVPQLVEMLPFFNPECLELALYVLEILSSIPEGALALKDCSHTIPNLVKLLMKISETCTQYALSVLWEVCRLSPEESAATAVNAGLAAKLLLVIQSGCSPRVKQRSAELLKLCSLNYTATIFISKCKLTRTLQ, encoded by the coding sequence ATGCCCATGTACCAGCCTTCTACTGGTGGCCAGGTCTTGGATCTGGAAACTGCCGTCAAAGATGGCATTTTGGGTGGTGGAGTTATCTGCGGTGGCGTCACCACTGCAAACGTCGAGAAACTGGATCTGAAGACGATGATTGAACAGCTCGACTCCATTGAAGTCCCATCTGTGTTCATCTGTCCAATCTCATTAGAACCGATGCAAGATCCAGTCACCCTTTGTACAGGTCAGACATACGAAAGGTCCAACATCCTCAAATGGTTTTCTTTGGGACACTTCACTTGCCCCACCACAATGCAAGAGCTTTGGGACGATTCACTAACACCCAATTCGACGCTCAACCATTTAATCCACACCTGGTTCTCTCAGAAATACCTAGCTATGAAAAAACGATCAGAAGATGTTCAAGGAAGGTCGCTAGAGCTCCTGGAGACATTAAAGAAGGTCAAAGGTCAGTCCCGAGTTCAAACCCTCAAAGACCTCCGAAAAATCGTCGCCGCCCATGACTCCGCCAAGAAAACGGTGGTCGATAATGGCGGAGTAAGCTTCATCTCTTCTCTCTTAGGTCCTTTCACTAGCCACGCAGTCGGGTCCGAAGCGATTGGGATCTTGGTGAATCTCCGATTAAGCTCAGATTCCATCTCTAATCTTCTTCAACCCATGAAGATTTCATTAATGGTGGATGTTTTGAATGAGGGGTCAACCGAAACCAAAATAAATTGTGTAAAATTGATGGAAATTTTGTTTCGAGACTCCGAAATTATCCCAAGTTTGAGTCTTTTAGTGGGAATATTGAGGTTAGTGAAGGACAAAAGACACCCACATGGGATATTGGCAGGGCTTAGATTATTAAAAATCATCACCCTACAACAGTCGCCGGAAAACTCCATAATCAGCATCGGTGGTGTTCCCCAATTGGTTGAAATGTTGCCTTTTTTTAACCCTGAATGCTTAGAATTAGCtttatatgttcttgaaattctcTCTTCGATCCCTGAAGGTGCTTTAGCTCTCAAAGATTGCTCTCATACGATTCCCAATTTGGTGAAATTGCTGATGAAAATCTCAGAAACTTGTACTCAATATGCATTGTCAGTTCTATGGGAGGTTTGTAGGCTTTCGCCGGAAGAATCTGCCGCCACAGCAGTGAACGCCGGACTTGCCGCCAAGCTCCTCCTTGTGATTCAGAGTGGTTGTAGTCCGCGAGTGAAGCAACGGTCAGCAGAGCTTTTGAAATTGTGTAGCTTGAATTACACAGCCACCATTTTCATTTCGAAATGTAAGCTCACAAGAACATTGCAATGA